Within Actinoplanes sp. L3-i22, the genomic segment CAGCCGGGGGCACCAGCCGTGAGCCGTCGGCTGGTGCTGGCGGTTCTTTCGGCGGTCGTGAGGCAGCGGTGGGTGCCAGCCGTGAGCCGTCGGCTGGTGCTGGCGGTTCTTTCGGCGGTCGTGAGGCAGCCGTGGGTGCCAGCGGTGGGTCGGCGGCTGGTGTTGAGGGCTCGTTCAGCAGCTCCGACACGCCGCTGAGTGCTGGCCGGGGCGTGGGGCTGACGGTGCGGGTCCGGGATGGGCGGTGGGTCGGGAAGGGGGACCTGGCGGCGTGGCTGGCCGGAGACGTGGACGCGACCGTGCTGTGCGCACTGAACCCCGAGGCGTTCGCCGGCGAGGTCCCGACCCGGTACTCGCGGCGTGGGCACATCCCGGGTAGCGGCAACCTCCCGGCACGGTCACTGACCGGTGCGGACGGCCGCTTCCTGCCGGAGCCGGAGTTGCGCGCCGCGCTCGGCGGTCTGGTCGAGGACCCGGCGCTGGTCTGGCTCTACTGCGGCGGCGGCATCTCCGCGACGGTGGTCGCGCTGGCGCTGGCCGCGGCCGGCCGACGCGACGTGGCGCTTTACGACGGCTCGCTGGAGGAGTGGTCGGCCGACCCCACGCTGCCCGTCGAGCTCGGCCGCGCAGGGATCATCGAGTGACAAATCCCGACATGTCCGATGGCCCGCCCGCAACCGTACGACCCACCCACCCTGGGGGAGGAGCCGCTGGTCAGTATGGCGGGAATTCGCAAGATCGGGTCGGTGGCCTGTGGACAGAGCGCCAGTGTGGAAAACCTCCGGGGGTGGGTGCGGAGCGGCCTACGATGGGTGGCGTAGTGCTCGGGCCGCAGGTGCGGGAGCTGCTGGAACGGCCGGAGTTCGCGATCCTGTCGACCGTCGAGCCGGACGGCGGTGCGCAGCTTTCGGTGATGTGGGCCGGGTGGGACGGCGACGATCTGCTGATGGCCACCAAGGGCGGGCGGCGGAAGGTCCGCAACATCGAGCGTGATCCGCGGGTCACGGTGCTGCTGCACGATCGGGCACGGCCGGCCCGCTATGCCGAGATCAGGGGGACCGCCCGGGTCACCGGGGAGGACGCGCACGCCCTGGTGAACGAGTTGGCGCGGCGCTACACCGGCGCGGCGCACGTGGTGACCGATCCGGTGCAGGAGGCCGATCGGGTCGTCCTCCGGATCACCCCGTCCCGGGTGCGGTACATCGCATGAGCGACGACACCGAAAAATCCCGAAAAATCGGGCAGGGCGCGGGCGGGCAGGCAGCCGCAGCCGGGCAAGTGGGCGCGAGCGGGCTGGGTGCCGCGGAGGCGCGAGTGGGCGCGAGCGGGCTGGGTGCTGCGGATGGGGAAGCGGGCGCGGGCGGGCTGGGTGCCGCGGAGGCGCGAGTGGGCGCGAGCGGGCCGGGTGCCGCGGATGGGGAAGCGGGCGCGGGCGGGCAAGTGGGTGCGGGCTGGCTGGCGGCCAACGTCGAGCGGGTTCTCGCCTGGTCCCAGGATCGGGAGCCGTCCGCGGGGGAGCGCCGCGTATTGGCCGTCGAGGGTCGGTCCGGCTCCGGCAAGACCACCCTGGCCAGGGCGATCGCCGACCGCCTGGCGGCCCCGCTGATCCACATGGACGACCTCTACGCCGGCTGGGACGGCCTCGACGAGGGCGTCGCCAACCTGCGCGACTGGGTCCTGGAGCCGCTGGCGAACGGGCAGCCGGCGAGCTGGCGCCGCTGGGACTGGCCGGCCCATGAGTACGCCGAGAGCCACCCGGTCCCGCCCGCGCCCTGGCTGATCATCGAGGGCGTCGGTGCCGGCGCGCGTGTGCTCCGCCCGTACCTGAGCGGAATTGTCTTTTTGAACAGCGCCGCAGCCGTGCGCAAACGGCGCGCCCTGGCCCGGGACGGGGAGACCTATGCCCCGCACTGGCAACGGTGGGCCGCGCACGAGGACGCGTTCTACGCGGGCGGCATGCCGGCGGATCTGATCATCGAGAACGAGGAATCCTGAATCCGCCGACCCCGGATCCGTGGGCGGCACCCCGCCGGTGAGCTCGCGACGAGCGTGCCGATTCGCGGGTAGCTCCGCTTCCGGGACTGTTCGGCGTTGCGCCGGTGACCGGGGCAGGATGAGGGGATGAGTGATCGACTTATCGGGGTCAGCGGGGCGACCGGGCAGCTCGGCGGGCGGGTGGCGGCGCGGCTGGCGGCTCTCGGCGTACGGCAGAAATTGCTCGTGCGAGATGTGGCGCGAGCGCCGAAGCTGGCCGGCGCTGAGGCGGAGGTCGCGCCGTTCGACGACGGCGAAGCCTGTCGTGCCGCCCTTGCCGGCCTGGACACGGTCCTGATGGTCTCGGCGTCGGAGACGCCGGACCGGGTCGCCCAGCACCGCACGTTCATCGACGCCGCCGCGGCCGCCGGGGTGCGGCACCTGGTCTACATCTCGTTCTACGGCGCGGCGCCGGACGCGACGTTCACGCTGGCCCGCGACCACTTCGCGACCGAGCGGCACATCCGCTCGACCGGCCTGGCCGCGACGTTCCTGCGGGACAACCTGTATGCGGACTTCCTGCCGATGCTGGCCGGCGAGGACCGGGTGATCCGGGGCCCGGCCGGGGACGGGCGGGTCGCCGCGGTGGCCCAGGACGACATCGCCGACGCGGCCGTCGCGGTGCTGCGGGATCCCGGCGCGCATGCCGGCCGGACCTACGACCTGACCGGGCCGGAAGCGCTGACCCTCGCCGAGATCGCCGGCCTGATCGGGGCGCGGTATCACGCGGAGACGGTGGACGAGGCGTACGCCTCCCGCGCGTCCTACCACGCTCCACAGTGGCAACTGGACGCGTGGGTCTCGACCTACACGGCGATCGCGGCCGGCGAGCTGTCCGGGGTGACCTCCCATATCGCCGAGCTGACCGGTCACCCGGCCACCTCGGTCGCCGACCTGCTGGCGCGGGCGTGAACGTTCGCTGAAGACTACGGATGACCTGCGTCGCCGCGCTCCCGCCGCCATAGCATCGAAGTCCTTGAGGGCTTGCGGAGGCGGTCATCGAATTCTGGTGGAGCGTCGCGCTGGCGACGCTGGGTGTGGTGGTGCCGAGCATCGCGGCGTTCTACGAGTTCGTCCTCAAAGGCCGGAAACGTCTCGGCTTCCGGGTGCAGATGGACACCACGACGACGAACGTCGCGGAGACCGACGCCGAGCTGCCGGGCGCGCTGCTGGAGCTGCAGAACCACGGTGTCCCGCTGAAGAACGCCTCGCTGGTGCTGCTGCGGGTGGAGAACAACGGCTTCACGTACATCGACACGCACGACTACGTGGCGCTGGACGACGACCGGTTCGGGATCCGGTTCTTCTTCCCGAACCGGAAGGTCGTCGGCACCGTCATCACCGAGCTGAGCAACGACTCGCTGCGGGCGAACTTCCGCGACCTGCGGACCGCCTTCCGGGAGGAGAGCGACAAGCACCCGGCCGGCGGCGTCGTCGAGCTGCCCAAGGTGCCGATGAACCGGTCCGCGCACTACAAGGTGCTCGCCGCCCTGGAGCGGGTCTCCGGGGTCACCGGCGAGCCCGGCCCGCCGATCCTCGAGGGCGACATCAAGGACGGCCGGATCGTCGAGTCGCAGAGCCGGATCGGCACGCCGAAACGCATCATCGCCCTGGTCGGCTTCCTGGTCGTGCTGGTGCTCGCGCAGCTGGTGGTCTTCCTGCGCAGCGACAGCGGCGCCCCGCTCGACTGCACCACCGGGCACGTCACGGTCTACGGCTCGACCGCGTTCAAGCCGATCGTCGAGGAGGCCGCGGACGCCTACGGCGATCTGTGCCCGGGCGCGTCGTTCGACTTCGCGATGGCCGGCAGCGGCGAGGGGGTCGCCGCGCTGGACGATCGGGGCCGGGCCGGTGCGAAGGGCGAGTTCCTGGCCTTCTCCGACGGGCACAAGGCGGACGGGATGCCGGCGCTGATCGGCCGGCCGATCAGCTTTTTCCTGTTCGCCCTGGTCGCGAACCCGGACGCCGGGGTGCGGGACCTGACGTCGGCCCAGGTCAAGGACATCTACGCGGGCAAGGTCACGAACTGGAAGGCGGTCGGCGGCAAGGACCTGCCGATCCGGTTGATCCTCCGGCACCGCGGCTCCGGCACCCGGGCCGCGTTCAAGGCGCGCGTGCTCGGCGACGGGACCGAGGCACCGGCCACCGTGGACGTCTGCCCGCGCGAGTCGGCCGGTAGGAGCTTCATCTGCGAGGTCGGCGACACCGCGAAACTGCTGGAGACGGTGGCCGGCACGTCCGGGGCGCTGGGGTACAGCGAGGCCGGCGCGGCGGCCGGCGAGAAGGGCGTGGTCACGGTCCGCCTCGACGATCACCCGCCGACGGTCGAGGAGGCCGACGCGCATCTCTACCCGTTCTGGGAGACGGAGTACGCGTACACGGTCGGGGAGCCGGCCGCCCGTTCGCTGGGCGCCAGCTTCCTGCGTTTCCTGACCACCCAGGTGGGCAGCGACATCCTGCGCTCGCACGGCCTGCGCCCCTGCCCCGAACTGGCGAACCCGGCGCGCTGCCAGCCGGTCTGAGAGGGTGTAACGGTCAGGGTGATCGACGGCAAGGTCATTCTGGTCGTATGGTGGTCCGGCGGCTGAACGCAAGGTGACGGAGGGTGCTCCGATGCTTGGTCCCGTCCTGGAGATTCGCACCGCTGACGATGGCAGCGTGATCATCAGCCCGCACGGGGCCGGTGATCCGGGCCGGGCCGACGAGTTCCGGCTCGCGCTGGTGCACACGCTGCGCCGGGTGCGCCCGGTGACGCTGATCGTCGACCTGACCGACGTTCCCGAGGTGGATCCGATCGAGCTGGGCTCGGTGGTCGCCGCCTGTGATCTCGGCGACGACCACCACGTGACGGTCCTGGTGCGCAGCCCTAGTGGGGCCGTCACCGACCGCCTGACCGCCGCGGGTGTTCCCCGGCAGCGGGTCAGCTCTACCCTTTGACCGCGCCGGCGGTGATGCCGGCGACGAAGTGGCGCTGCAGGAACGCGTAGGCCAGCACCATCGGCAGCGACGCGACCACCACCCCGGTGAACAGCAGCGGATACTCGGTGAGGTATTCACCCTGGAAGTCGAGCAGCGCCAGCGGCAGCGTGCGTTTCGCCGGGTCGTCGATGAACAGCAGCGGATACAGCAGGTCGTTCCAGTGCATGACGACCAGGAAGATCGCGGTCGCGGCCAG encodes:
- a CDS encoding PPOX class F420-dependent oxidoreductase, with protein sequence MGGVVLGPQVRELLERPEFAILSTVEPDGGAQLSVMWAGWDGDDLLMATKGGRRKVRNIERDPRVTVLLHDRARPARYAEIRGTARVTGEDAHALVNELARRYTGAAHVVTDPVQEADRVVLRITPSRVRYIA
- a CDS encoding PstS family phosphate ABC transporter substrate-binding protein — protein: MPSIAAFYEFVLKGRKRLGFRVQMDTTTTNVAETDAELPGALLELQNHGVPLKNASLVLLRVENNGFTYIDTHDYVALDDDRFGIRFFFPNRKVVGTVITELSNDSLRANFRDLRTAFREESDKHPAGGVVELPKVPMNRSAHYKVLAALERVSGVTGEPGPPILEGDIKDGRIVESQSRIGTPKRIIALVGFLVVLVLAQLVVFLRSDSGAPLDCTTGHVTVYGSTAFKPIVEEAADAYGDLCPGASFDFAMAGSGEGVAALDDRGRAGAKGEFLAFSDGHKADGMPALIGRPISFFLFALVANPDAGVRDLTSAQVKDIYAGKVTNWKAVGGKDLPIRLILRHRGSGTRAAFKARVLGDGTEAPATVDVCPRESAGRSFICEVGDTAKLLETVAGTSGALGYSEAGAAAGEKGVVTVRLDDHPPTVEEADAHLYPFWETEYAYTVGEPAARSLGASFLRFLTTQVGSDILRSHGLRPCPELANPARCQPV
- a CDS encoding STAS domain-containing protein, whose translation is MLGPVLEIRTADDGSVIISPHGAGDPGRADEFRLALVHTLRRVRPVTLIVDLTDVPEVDPIELGSVVAACDLGDDHHVTVLVRSPSGAVTDRLTAAGVPRQRVSSTL
- a CDS encoding sulfurtransferase, producing the protein MTGPLLAPADVEVRRQRGEVLILDATVDLASARHDGDHRSVPGLAGWRGAHIPGSRHADLLHELSDPAAPYHFAVPSPSALAAALADLGVRDGVPVVTYDRAGGLWAARLWYLLDWLGLDAYVLDGGFKAWQSAGLPVTSNPAAAGGTSREPSAGAGGSFGGREAAVGASREPSAGAGGSFGGREAAVGASGGSAAGVEGSFSSSDTPLSAGRGVGLTVRVRDGRWVGKGDLAAWLAGDVDATVLCALNPEAFAGEVPTRYSRRGHIPGSGNLPARSLTGADGRFLPEPELRAALGGLVEDPALVWLYCGGGISATVVALALAAAGRRDVALYDGSLEEWSADPTLPVELGRAGIIE
- a CDS encoding SDR family oxidoreductase, coding for MSDRLIGVSGATGQLGGRVAARLAALGVRQKLLVRDVARAPKLAGAEAEVAPFDDGEACRAALAGLDTVLMVSASETPDRVAQHRTFIDAAAAAGVRHLVYISFYGAAPDATFTLARDHFATERHIRSTGLAATFLRDNLYADFLPMLAGEDRVIRGPAGDGRVAAVAQDDIADAAVAVLRDPGAHAGRTYDLTGPEALTLAEIAGLIGARYHAETVDEAYASRASYHAPQWQLDAWVSTYTAIAAGELSGVTSHIAELTGHPATSVADLLARA